The following are from one region of the Lytechinus pictus isolate F3 Inbred chromosome 4, Lp3.0, whole genome shotgun sequence genome:
- the LOC129259172 gene encoding uncharacterized protein LOC129259172 — protein MANMELKTAYGFNGNNILHNAVDPDLGCVWTDGEGVYLSTISDSESQIPSMHETKTLGKFSDVTGCSWSPCQTMGTHYLAVQHKTCAVIWAVESRTSVSNAEFRKLHTIEHREHGKGCVWHPSLPLIVVFTKSQVILSTIKSGKTSTVLDDGLDITAACWTLDGCHLILSDGNQLKIYGMNTESEAVTSMESTFMERNIGSVCSLMPISNHIIAIATELPLHKIVTELSADLFSPDIAGNDFKGKDIAKSSHSVDCENRSSLPLSPSHSSLDHEIKKLNANGNLETSHTKGNKVDCSSSTELDTGDNLLQSPNHRGSHGNCSTEDGKSLASRIVEEALKKKTGPIDMMDILALTKECKVGDVADNTTRNVERHMESNGTTLNSTNLDETKDRPKPMAPACPAMNIHQVRTSIYQAESSEEKPHYHLTKDLKSQSTNVESICIGGSKIQFLNGRKENVSSNDSGNKMVDLTHLKSHGTFRVPQFKQAREPGAESCARLTLLDVKSKKFISHIDLHGIITPSIIHYQASRRVIIIASHSKRTLSLFSFNKSTLQRLPQTIELGETERPVGVCSIPDIEGSILVAVTMPISDDGSFRGVLPSSQEERLLSLKVVDVPTGQSTSAKAVDSTSSYHEGATSRPGDADDDGLQTLLLPGGLPFNANGKFLGKRLGIEVLEEDNEHDDVLKDPLSGRKLDVPPKETHSCLYPTPENAAYVTLRLIRDGQVFQKCFLLQSGLLPLQPILDVFHLKQAEFNVGSRWIVLSADTEGVVPLKFNAGSSYDIREAALSNSSR, from the exons ATGGCGAATATGGAGTTGAAGACTGCCTATGGATTTAATGGAAACAATATATTACATAATG ctGTGGATCCTGATCTTGGATGTGTGTGGACTGATGGAGAAGGTGTTTATCTGAGTACAATATCAGACAGTGAATCTCAGATACCATCAATGCATGAGACAAAAACACTTGGAAAATTCAG TGATGTTACAGGATGTTCATGGAGTCCATGTCAAACAATGGGAACACACTACCTAGCCGTGCAACATAAGACTTGTGCAGTCATCTGGGCAGTAGAATCAAG gACGTCTGTCAGCAATGCTGAGTTCAGGAAATTACACACAATAGAGCACAGAGAGCATGGAAAAG GTTGTGTATGGCACCCAAGCCTGCCACTCATTGTAGTCTTCACCAAGTCACAGGTCATCCTCTCCACCATCAAGAGTGGAAAGACTAGTACTGTCTTGGACGATGGACTGGACATAACTGCTGCATGCTGGACACTGGATGGATGTCACCTGATTCTGTCTGATGGTAATCAACTCAAA ATTTATGGAATGAATACTGAATCTGAGGCTGTTACGAGCATGGAGTCAACCTTCATGGAAAG AAACATTGGTTCTGTGTGCTCTCTGATGCCCATCTCAAATCACATCATTGCCATCGCAACAGAACTACCACTGCATAAGATAGTCACTGAGCTCTCCGCTGACCTGTTTTCACCAGACATTGCAGGGAATGATTTCAAGGGGAAGGACATTGCTAAAAGTTCTCATTCTGTGGATTGTGAGAACAGGTCCAGTTTGCCTCTTAGTCCCAGCCATTCCAGTTTGGACCATGAAATAAAGAAACTGAATGCAAATGGTAACCTTGAAACCTCTCATACCaaaggaaataaagtagatTGTTCATCTTCCACAGAACTAGATACTGGTGATAATTTATTGCAATCCCCTAATCATAGAGGTAGCCATGGCAACTGTTCTACAGAAGATGGCAAATCTCTTGCAAGCAGGATAGTGGAGGAAGCATTGAAAAAGAAGACAGGGCCGATAGACATGATGGACATTCTGGCTCTGACCAAAGAATGTAAAGTGGGTGATGTTGCTGATAATACAACTAGGAATGTTGAAAGGCACATGGAAAGCAACGGTACTACTCTCAACAGTACTAATTTGGATGAAACAAAGGATCGTCCAAAGCCAATGGCTCCTGCCTGTCCTGCCATGAACATCCATCAGGTCAGGACCAGTATCTACCAAGCTGAATCTAGTGAAGAAAAGCCACACTATCACCTGACCAAAGACTTGAAATCACAAAGTACCAATGTGGAAAGCATCTGTATAGGAGGAAGCAAGATTCAGTTTTTGAATGGTAGGAAGGAAAACGTGTCTTCAAATGACAGTGGAAACAAAATGGTGGATCTGACTCACTTGAAATCACATGGTACATTCAGAGTTCCCCAGTTCAAGCAGGCAAGAGAG CCAGGAGCAGAAAGCTGTGCAAGATTGACTTTACTTGATGTAAAGAGCAAGAAGTTTATTTCTCATATTGATCTACATGGTATTATCACACCTTCTATCATACATTATCAA GCAAGTAGAAGAGTAATAATCATCGCTAGTCACAGCAAAAGAACACTCTCCCtgttttctttcaataaatCTACATTACAGAGGTTGCCACAAACAATT GAGCTTGGTGAGACTGAGAGGCCTGTGGGTGTGTGTTCCATACCTGACATAGAGGGCAGTATTCTAGTCGCTGTGACAATGCCCATTTCAGATGATGGTTCTTTCAGGGGTGTTCTTCCATCTTCTCAGGAGGAAAGGCTTCTATCTCTCAAGGTTGTTGATGTACCTACAGGCCAATCTACAAGTGCCAAAG cTGTTGATAGCACATCATCCTATCATGAAGGAGCAACCTCACGTCCAGgagatgctgatgatgatggtctcCAAACACTGCTCCTACCTGGAGGATTGCCATTCAATGCAAATGGAAAATTCCTGGGGAAGAGGTTAGGGATTGAAGTGCTAGAAGAGgataatgaacatgatgatgTGTTAAAAGACCCGTTAAGTGGGCGGAAGTTAGACGTGCCTCCGAAAGAAACCCACAGTTGCTTGTATCCAACTCCTGAAAATGCTG CATATGTTACACTCAGGTTAATCAGGGATGGCCAGGTCTTCCAGAAATGTTTCCTCCTTCAGTCCGGCTTGCTTCCTCTTCAACCAATACTTGATGTCTTCCACCTGAAACAGGCTGAATTCAATGTTG GATCTCGCTGGATTGTTCTTTCAGCAGACACAGAGGGCGTAGTTCCACTTAAATTCAATGCAGGATCATCCTATGATATCCGTGAAGCTGCTCTGTCAAACTCTTCAAGATAA